From a region of the Alnus glutinosa chromosome 1, dhAlnGlut1.1, whole genome shotgun sequence genome:
- the LOC133858712 gene encoding vacuolar iron transporter 1-like, producing the protein MGQNGHTDLEKHLLLLQDHEEKHFMSSEIVRDIIIGVSDGLTVPFALAAGLSGAEVPSSIILIAGIAEVAAGAISMGLGGYLAAKSEADHYLRELKREQEEIIAVPDIEAAECAEILAQYGVEPHEYEPVINALRRNPQAWLDFMMKFELGLEKPDPMRALQSALTIAISYIVGGSVPLMPYVIIPVATKALFASVAVTLVALVIFGLAKGYFTGSQPLKSAFQTALIGAIASAAAYSIAKLFQA; encoded by the exons ATGGGACAAAATGGGCACACAGACCTTGAGAAGCACCTGCTGCTTCTCCAAGACCACGAGGAGAAGCACTTCATGTCCAGTGAGATTGTCCGTGACATCATTATCGGTGTTTCCGATGGTCTCACCGTCCCTTTCGCTCTTGCGGCAGGTTTGTCAGGCGCCGAGGTCCCGTCTTCCATTATACTCATTGCCGGAATAGCTGAAGTTGCTGCCGGGGCCATCTCTATGGGGCTTGGCGG GTATCTTGCGGCAAAGAGTGAAGCTGATCACTACTTGAGGGAACTAAAGAGAGAACAAGAAGAGATCATTGCTGTCCCTGATATAG AAGCTGCAGAGTGTGCCGAGATATTAGCACAGTACGGGGTGGAACCACATGAATATGAACCTGTTATTAATGCTTTAAGGAGGAACCCTCAAGCATGGCttgattttatgatgaa GTTTGAGCTGGGGCTGGAGAAACCAGATCCGATGAGAGCATTGCAGAGTGCGCTAACAATTGCCATTTCATACATAGTCGGCGGATCGGTCCCCCTCATGCCATACGTGATCATCCCAGTGGCTACAAAGGCTCTTTTTGCATCTGTTGCTGTAACCTTAGTGGCGCTGGTGATTTTTGGTCTAGCCAAGGGTTACTTCACCGGCAGTCAACCCTTAAAGAGTGCCTTCCAAACTGCCCTCATTGGAGCAATTGCATCCGCAGCTGCTTATTCCATTGCCAAGCTTTTCCAGGCATAG